A DNA window from Luteibaculum oceani contains the following coding sequences:
- a CDS encoding T9SS type B sorting domain-containing protein produces MALRLVYSILFLALAVTGWAQSPPNNLCDDAKSIVFNSEGSACVFHDALTPTESGFTFTTTTNCSFTPSGPDLFYKFTAQASSLTIELTPSGTSAIKDPVIFLLSGDCNNYTIEKCSSTPGFNKLTLNATVTAGENYFVIISSKTEQFGHYQLCFTNNFDTEDPGDRCDNAGRVCNKSTLEFENLVDYQSSGMWPDCFSFEVRRDVWLMFTVSKTGTLEFIITPKGDSEYDWALLDITNGCPSTSSRPVAEQCNYNFAGEDGAPTGMAPNPGSYPNPGEISPVITVDKGKTYALLIDNFSKTTDGFVLEWGGSFEIVNSDFEIDEFLGCDSLEVNITHSSATNLNYTWDFGDGTSHIGPNPPSKKYTEPGNYIISLSVDDIASGCSSVKSKVVTVSKPIASINNNDTTICEDEDLYLTGKVKLTEFASPLQFSNRKDRVIPDNNLNGINSGIDVNITGAGKLAAGDLVGVCVNLSHTSVGDLTLKLKAPNGSSITLVDKVGPDSINYEGTCFTLLSNTSIATANAPYTGSFQSKNNLNDLVGTDINGTWVLQVIDNISGKTGYLDDWFLNIKNENKATTLWQPPGYFSDPNNPTQTVNLSANGGNQEYLLTFLAEDKIGCRSTDTIRVTVIDKLNEGRGDTLYLCRFGTIDLDNQHQMKPKKGGIWNGRESSLGLNPNTGELDLTANPPGTYHYDYTLPSNAPCPPQQTTIKIYLEERPSPGLDKTVTVCASTDSLKLEDELSADADLGGLWEDMDNSGQLDAARGEVLTEFLNGTYRFKYKHQANNNCPESEAIISVSVRQSPEIFVDSIVCNSENNAYRIYASISGGDPNSYSVSPATGTLVGNRFISDWMPTGSNYNYTVTDQYNCTPMDFKSPNIKGRFSCDCMSDAGSFPGAPGDLLLCYNDTLDLNHLGDHHLDANDTIVQYLHTSPTFNPNEVVAQYSFYPNPKVFYQPHLNFGTTYYLTTVVGDKNANGVDLNDPSGCMAKSATYSVAFSPKPELIITPLFSNPRCVNSEVRFLLESKKGDNTFNFKANGNTINDIESGETFGINISSEGTNNVFLSEFRDEIGCPADTLINITVNATKPVDHTILAISCDANNENYKMRIRIDQSDGYTVEQRGISSFTDLGNNEYLSEDIPNGNEIYTIFNYSTAHCPEDTLRTKHFCSCGSDAGHLNTLSKGLFCESETIQLTESSPAVAEPNDNVLFAIATDSNNINTVIDFQLSSIIDVSNFISGQEYFISRMVGNAIGSDSIQLADTCLSVSNWITLTVYKNPGIADFSTQKDSICEGNTFNLDITLSETPALDGYVTGRMSGSVDTSFTIPFSAGQLNFNKILPHSGFGDFILHIDSVQYTQTPKCFSKVDLQKSMYGIPMPEFEVLGQYQICPDAGDSAAIIVRHIKGDFPVEITLTDGTDEWKQVLLNENDSIFTMKLPSGSYSITGTKATGLTSAGCSGTINGIAGLLVFDEPRIDWIKFNDPICQDGPLEIDFQILGNNAPYQFRIRSSDQFFDTLYTNVNGPDVKFFFPSLSETTGVYFEDIVSRDGCTGHWRYSTAWTKPRPYLTYETPQYFCNDETRVMAISGFGGDTVSFEIKENNDTTYSFEITSNPSNNSLFPINPKLGENIYEVTSIRSDNGCEALGLPDTINVLVKPNPSTDVWLNSDSSCSYIDAELVVNADIPLQNCRIVFDHHLYTSCDTIKRRIYNSELMPIKIDVLGENNCSSDTTIYRRFNVFPDPIVDFTLSPKRVTRTAPRVTFTNHGSRSNKYTWVIGGLDTIPKFQTDYIFPRNDTGTYVVELKGETPKGCRDSSWQKVIVTDKLNVFIPNSFTPDGDGINDYFIPVIPDSDLEYFEMTVYNRWGEMIFKTQNINNGWDGKYLGKEVPTGVYSFMIKIKSVFEDQLYKMPGSVRVLR; encoded by the coding sequence ATGGCGCTTAGACTCGTTTATAGTATACTTTTTTTAGCCCTCGCAGTAACGGGTTGGGCGCAGTCTCCCCCAAACAATCTTTGCGACGATGCTAAATCCATTGTTTTTAATAGTGAAGGAAGTGCCTGCGTTTTTCACGATGCTCTAACCCCAACCGAGTCTGGATTTACCTTTACCACCACTACCAATTGTTCGTTTACACCCAGTGGTCCAGATCTTTTCTACAAGTTTACCGCGCAGGCTTCGAGTTTAACGATAGAATTAACGCCCTCTGGGACTTCAGCAATAAAAGACCCCGTAATTTTCCTCCTTTCTGGAGATTGCAATAATTATACAATCGAAAAATGCTCATCCACTCCCGGATTTAACAAGCTTACTCTTAATGCAACCGTTACTGCGGGAGAGAATTATTTTGTAATCATCAGCTCCAAAACCGAACAATTCGGACATTACCAATTGTGTTTCACAAACAACTTTGACACCGAAGACCCGGGAGACCGATGCGATAATGCTGGAAGAGTCTGCAATAAGAGCACGCTGGAATTTGAAAACCTCGTAGATTACCAATCATCTGGGATGTGGCCAGATTGTTTTTCCTTTGAAGTAAGGAGAGATGTATGGCTCATGTTTACCGTTTCCAAAACGGGAACGCTAGAATTTATAATAACTCCAAAGGGAGATAGCGAATACGACTGGGCACTTTTAGATATTACCAACGGATGCCCGTCCACCTCTTCAAGGCCGGTAGCAGAGCAGTGCAATTACAACTTTGCAGGTGAAGATGGAGCTCCAACCGGTATGGCTCCTAACCCAGGATCCTATCCCAATCCAGGAGAAATTTCTCCTGTTATTACCGTAGATAAAGGCAAAACCTATGCCTTACTCATTGATAACTTCTCTAAAACTACCGATGGCTTTGTTTTGGAATGGGGTGGATCTTTTGAAATTGTCAACTCTGACTTTGAGATTGATGAATTTTTAGGTTGCGACTCGCTTGAGGTAAACATTACACACTCTAGCGCTACCAATTTAAATTACACCTGGGATTTTGGTGATGGTACATCCCATATTGGGCCCAATCCCCCATCCAAAAAATACACCGAACCAGGAAATTACATCATTAGTTTATCGGTAGACGATATTGCTTCGGGATGTAGCTCGGTAAAATCTAAAGTCGTTACCGTTTCCAAACCCATTGCCTCCATAAACAACAATGACACCACCATTTGCGAGGATGAAGACTTATACCTAACGGGCAAGGTGAAGCTCACCGAATTTGCTTCTCCCCTTCAATTCAGCAATAGAAAAGACCGAGTAATTCCAGACAATAACCTCAACGGAATTAACTCTGGTATTGACGTTAACATAACCGGAGCTGGTAAGCTAGCGGCGGGAGATTTGGTTGGAGTTTGCGTGAATTTATCACACACCAGCGTAGGTGACTTAACCCTTAAATTAAAGGCACCAAACGGTTCATCTATAACTCTGGTAGACAAGGTTGGGCCCGACAGTATAAATTATGAGGGCACGTGTTTTACTTTATTATCCAACACCTCTATAGCAACTGCCAACGCACCCTACACAGGTAGTTTCCAGTCTAAAAACAACCTCAACGACCTAGTAGGAACAGATATAAATGGAACTTGGGTATTGCAGGTAATAGATAATATTTCGGGCAAAACGGGTTATTTAGATGATTGGTTTTTAAACATAAAAAACGAAAACAAAGCCACTACCCTTTGGCAGCCACCTGGATATTTTTCGGATCCTAACAACCCCACACAAACTGTTAATCTCTCAGCAAATGGTGGCAACCAGGAATATTTGCTAACCTTTTTGGCAGAAGACAAAATTGGATGCCGATCTACAGATACCATTCGAGTTACGGTGATTGACAAATTAAATGAAGGTAGAGGCGACACCCTTTATTTATGTCGTTTTGGTACCATAGACCTGGATAACCAGCACCAAATGAAACCCAAAAAGGGAGGTATTTGGAATGGAAGAGAATCGTCATTAGGCTTAAATCCTAATACGGGTGAATTAGATTTAACTGCGAATCCTCCCGGAACCTATCACTACGATTATACCCTACCATCCAATGCTCCCTGCCCGCCGCAGCAAACCACCATAAAAATTTACTTAGAAGAAAGACCTTCACCGGGATTGGATAAAACAGTTACGGTATGCGCTTCTACCGACAGTCTGAAACTGGAAGACGAGTTGAGTGCCGATGCAGATTTAGGTGGTCTTTGGGAAGACATGGATAATAGCGGTCAGCTAGATGCCGCGAGAGGCGAAGTTTTAACTGAGTTTTTAAACGGGACATACCGATTTAAGTATAAGCACCAGGCTAATAACAACTGCCCAGAATCTGAAGCGATTATTTCTGTATCCGTTCGCCAAAGCCCTGAAATATTTGTAGACAGCATTGTATGCAATAGCGAGAACAACGCCTACCGAATTTACGCATCAATTTCTGGCGGAGATCCAAACAGCTATTCGGTTAGTCCCGCTACTGGCACTTTGGTTGGCAACCGTTTTATTAGCGACTGGATGCCAACAGGATCGAATTACAACTATACCGTAACCGATCAATACAATTGTACACCCATGGATTTTAAATCGCCGAACATTAAGGGTAGATTTTCGTGCGATTGTATGTCTGATGCTGGAAGTTTTCCTGGTGCTCCAGGCGATTTATTACTGTGTTATAACGATACGCTGGACTTAAACCATTTAGGTGACCACCACCTTGATGCTAACGATACCATAGTGCAATATTTGCATACTAGCCCAACTTTTAACCCCAATGAAGTAGTTGCCCAGTATAGTTTTTATCCCAACCCCAAAGTTTTTTACCAACCCCATTTAAATTTTGGAACCACTTATTATTTAACCACAGTAGTTGGGGATAAAAACGCTAACGGGGTAGACTTAAATGACCCAAGTGGTTGCATGGCTAAGAGCGCTACCTACTCAGTTGCTTTTTCGCCCAAACCCGAACTTATTATAACTCCACTTTTTAGCAATCCACGCTGTGTAAATTCTGAGGTACGCTTTTTATTAGAAAGCAAAAAAGGAGACAACACCTTTAATTTTAAAGCCAACGGAAACACCATAAACGATATAGAAAGTGGGGAAACCTTTGGAATTAACATTAGCTCTGAGGGAACCAATAATGTGTTTCTAAGTGAGTTCAGGGATGAAATTGGATGTCCAGCAGATACCTTAATCAACATTACGGTTAACGCCACCAAACCGGTAGATCATACAATACTTGCTATAAGTTGCGACGCTAACAACGAAAATTATAAAATGCGTATTCGCATTGACCAATCAGATGGTTATACTGTGGAGCAACGAGGCATCTCTAGTTTTACCGATTTGGGGAATAATGAGTATTTGAGTGAAGACATTCCCAACGGAAATGAAATCTATACCATATTCAATTACAGCACTGCTCATTGTCCAGAAGACACCTTAAGAACAAAACATTTTTGTTCATGTGGAAGCGATGCAGGACACCTCAATACGCTTTCTAAAGGCCTGTTTTGCGAAAGCGAAACCATTCAGTTAACAGAATCCTCGCCTGCAGTTGCCGAACCCAATGACAATGTATTGTTTGCAATAGCTACAGACTCCAATAATATCAATACCGTTATTGATTTTCAGTTGTCCTCGATAATTGATGTTTCCAATTTTATCTCTGGACAGGAGTATTTTATTTCTAGAATGGTTGGAAATGCGATTGGATCGGACTCCATTCAACTAGCAGACACCTGTTTAAGTGTGAGCAACTGGATAACCTTAACCGTCTACAAAAACCCTGGGATTGCCGACTTTTCTACCCAAAAGGACTCGATTTGTGAGGGAAATACCTTTAATCTGGATATTACCCTATCGGAAACTCCCGCTTTAGATGGTTATGTAACAGGAAGAATGAGCGGGTCGGTAGATACTAGCTTTACTATCCCCTTTTCTGCTGGGCAGCTGAATTTTAATAAAATCCTGCCGCATAGTGGCTTTGGAGATTTCATCCTTCACATAGATTCTGTCCAATACACCCAAACCCCAAAATGCTTTAGCAAGGTGGATTTGCAAAAGAGCATGTATGGAATTCCAATGCCAGAATTTGAGGTTTTAGGTCAATATCAAATCTGCCCCGATGCTGGTGACAGCGCAGCGATTATTGTAAGGCATATAAAAGGTGATTTTCCAGTAGAAATAACTTTAACCGATGGAACGGATGAGTGGAAACAAGTCCTTTTAAATGAAAACGACTCCATTTTCACAATGAAACTGCCTAGCGGTAGTTACTCCATTACGGGAACAAAAGCTACAGGCCTAACATCAGCTGGATGTAGTGGTACCATAAATGGGATTGCTGGCTTATTGGTTTTTGATGAACCAAGGATAGATTGGATTAAATTTAATGACCCCATTTGTCAGGATGGTCCATTGGAAATTGATTTCCAGATTCTTGGAAATAATGCTCCCTATCAATTTAGAATTCGATCTAGTGATCAGTTTTTCGATACGCTCTACACCAATGTAAATGGACCAGATGTTAAGTTTTTCTTCCCATCCCTGTCCGAGACGACTGGAGTTTACTTTGAAGATATTGTAAGCAGGGATGGCTGTACAGGTCACTGGAGATATAGCACTGCATGGACCAAGCCTAGGCCTTATTTAACCTATGAAACTCCTCAGTACTTTTGCAATGATGAAACAAGAGTGATGGCTATCTCTGGCTTTGGAGGCGATACGGTCTCTTTTGAAATAAAAGAAAATAACGACACCACTTATTCTTTCGAAATCACATCTAATCCTTCAAATAATTCTCTATTTCCAATAAACCCCAAGCTTGGAGAGAATATCTATGAAGTAACCTCGATAAGATCGGACAATGGGTGTGAGGCCTTAGGTTTGCCAGATACTATAAATGTGTTAGTTAAGCCCAATCCAAGCACAGATGTATGGTTAAACTCCGACAGTAGCTGTTCATATATCGACGCAGAATTGGTGGTAAACGCTGACATCCCTTTACAAAACTGCCGAATTGTATTCGATCACCATTTATATACCTCCTGCGATACCATAAAGCGCCGGATATATAACAGCGAACTAATGCCCATTAAGATCGATGTTTTGGGTGAAAACAACTGTTCGAGCGATACAACCATTTACAGGCGGTTTAATGTATTCCCCGACCCTATTGTTGATTTTACACTAAGTCCAAAACGCGTTACCAGAACTGCACCTAGAGTGACTTTCACCAACCATGGATCTAGAAGCAATAAATATACTTGGGTAATCGGTGGACTGGACACCATTCCGAAATTTCAGACGGATTATATTTTTCCCAGAAACGACACCGGAACCTATGTCGTAGAGCTAAAAGGTGAAACACCAAAAGGCTGTAGAGACTCATCGTGGCAAAAAGTTATTGTAACGGATAAATTAAATGTATTTATCCCCAATTCTTTTACCCCAGATGGAGATGGAATTAACGACTATTTTATCCCAGTAATACCTGATTCAGACCTTGAATATTTTGAAATGACGGTTTATAATCGCTGGGGAGAAATGATTTTCAAAACCCAGAATATCAATAATGGCTGGGATGGTAAATACCTCGGAAAAGAGGTGCCAACTGGAGTTTATTCCTTCATGATAAAGATTAAATCGGTATTTGAAGACCAACTCTATAAAATGCCAGGGTCGGTAAGGGTATTGAGATAA